The proteins below are encoded in one region of Selenihalanaerobacter shriftii:
- a CDS encoding restriction endonuclease translates to MHFKEEDIDFSNLSSDKFEELCYDLLIKYGFHSLRWKKGGSDNGRDIECYYTVTNPLLGSYNEKWFIECKNHKKAVNVSNIDSKFAWADAENIDNLLIIASPYLSKSTHEWIEKRNTNYNVHIIEAKKLKLLLLSHEDLVIKYFMDKGMRYLYHLKQKWIHERILPSANDLDIIYNNALVNNSKLSLEEAGFIWNSYIYTDSDIELYCDRHNRIISFEKLNKKLSSNTNVKFVFKKEKFLEIKQMGWQIIPNYNMYKSGFYGEVVVKRSSKKVDGIYSCSIDKKNKKGLEVLVLRENKIIVEVAFWKNKVKKKYDKLYEHFTDIYLQREAN, encoded by the coding sequence ATGCATTTTAAAGAAGAAGATATAGATTTTTCAAATTTAAGTAGTGATAAGTTTGAAGAACTATGTTATGATCTCCTTATAAAGTATGGGTTTCATTCATTACGTTGGAAAAAGGGTGGTTCGGATAATGGTAGAGACATAGAATGTTACTATACTGTGACTAATCCCCTTTTAGGTTCATATAATGAGAAATGGTTTATCGAATGTAAGAATCATAAAAAAGCAGTTAATGTCTCAAATATTGATTCTAAATTTGCTTGGGCTGACGCAGAAAATATTGATAACTTATTAATAATTGCAAGTCCATATTTATCTAAATCTACTCATGAGTGGATTGAAAAGAGAAATACTAATTATAATGTTCATATAATTGAAGCTAAAAAGTTAAAATTATTATTGTTGTCTCATGAAGATTTAGTTATTAAATATTTTATGGACAAAGGTATGAGGTATTTATATCATTTAAAACAAAAATGGATTCACGAAAGAATTTTACCTAGTGCTAATGATTTAGATATTATTTATAATAATGCTTTGGTAAATAACTCTAAATTAAGTCTAGAAGAAGCTGGGTTTATTTGGAATTCATATATATATACTGATAGTGATATTGAATTATACTGTGATAGACATAATAGAATAATTTCATTTGAAAAATTAAATAAGAAATTAAGTTCTAATACTAATGTGAAATTTGTTTTTAAAAAAGAAAAATTTTTAGAAATAAAACAAATGGGTTGGCAAATAATACCAAACTATAATATGTATAAGTCTGGTTTTTATGGTGAAGTTGTAGTGAAAAGAAGTTCAAAAAAAGTTGATGGTATTTATAGTTGTTCGATAGACAAGAAAAATAAGAAGGGACTCGAAGTATTAGTTTTAAGAGAAAATAAAATTATCGTTGAAGTTGCGTTTTGGAAAAATAAAGTTAAAAAAAAATATGACAAGTTATATGAACACTTTACAGATATATATTTACAAAGAGAAGCCAATTAA
- a CDS encoding transposase, whose product MLLSIPGVGELTAATIIGGIGNVNRFPTTKQLIAYAGLDPTVYQSGRFKTSNNKISKRGSTYLRKSLYQATTAAIRKVKGKPNNPTLYDYYTKKCNEGNLLSSQLLVNFYVLFMVFGKTTKNLLLNKTA is encoded by the coding sequence TTGCTTCTTTCCATACCAGGAGTTGGGGAGCTGACAGCAGCTACTATTATTGGCGGAATTGGTAATGTTAATAGATTTCCAACAACTAAACAATTGATTGCTTACGCTGGTTTAGATCCTACGGTTTACCAGTCAGGCAGATTTAAAACCTCTAATAATAAAATCTCTAAACGTGGCTCTACCTACTTGCGTAAATCTTTATATCAAGCTACCACTGCCGCAATCAGAAAAGTAAAAGGCAAACCTAATAATCCAACTCTATACGACTATTATACTAAAAAATGTAATGAAGGGAATTTGCTGTCATCGCAACTGCTAGTAAACTTTTACGTATTATTTATGGTGTTTGGAAAAACAACGAAAAATTTATTATTAAATAAGACAGCATAA
- a CDS encoding recombinase family protein, with protein sequence MSKQKVAIYTRVSTHHQVDKDSLEFQEKELKNYSEYLLGIKDYEVFSDAGYSGKNTKRPGYQEMMNRIEGGEFTHLLVWKIDRISRNLIDFAQMYEDLKGYDVTFVSKNEQFDTSSAMGEAMLKIILVFAELERNLASERVTSIMLDRAQKGLWNGAPTPLGYNYDKETQKLTINKKESEHIKFIFDQYEEHHSTGDVKHQLEIADIKTKRGGSWTTKTIGQILRNPIYKGTYRYNYKKAGRGEIKDKEEWIIVDDCFPAIIDEDQWEKVNKMLDENYAGQVSNRRRAKNVHVFSGIIECPHCDINYIASPGTARKDGFKPSIYKCRNYSVSKAEYSDCPTNNFISEVNLGPFILNYISNLVKVQQLIINQRISKDKAEELLIQERYFKEVVGIESKGLTTTYNAIYNNGSEELFKKPQNNNKVTDLQLKQLKKKKEKQEKALSRLEDLYLYSEEAMAKKDYLIKQKQIKDKIKNINSKISERHSNISGSQSIVNFEFIKKASRFLISQELIDQQTINYRKLISNIDKQLIKDFVQSVVRKLVIDEKKVLELEFINGLKHKFIWEDGAKGLKGRM encoded by the coding sequence ATGTCTAAACAAAAAGTAGCAATCTATACTCGAGTTTCTACTCACCATCAGGTAGATAAAGACTCTTTAGAATTCCAAGAGAAAGAATTAAAAAATTACTCAGAATACTTATTAGGAATTAAAGATTATGAAGTATTTTCGGATGCTGGATATTCAGGTAAGAATACTAAACGTCCTGGCTATCAAGAAATGATGAATCGTATTGAAGGTGGTGAATTCACTCATCTGCTCGTCTGGAAGATAGATCGGATCTCTCGTAACCTTATTGACTTTGCTCAAATGTATGAAGACTTAAAAGGTTATGATGTAACATTCGTAAGTAAGAATGAACAATTTGATACCTCTAGTGCCATGGGCGAAGCTATGCTTAAGATTATACTTGTATTTGCTGAATTAGAACGTAATTTAGCTTCTGAGAGGGTTACTTCTATCATGCTTGATAGAGCGCAAAAAGGCCTTTGGAACGGTGCTCCTACTCCATTAGGATATAATTACGATAAAGAAACTCAAAAGTTGACAATTAATAAAAAGGAATCTGAACATATTAAGTTTATATTTGATCAATATGAAGAGCATCATTCCACTGGTGATGTTAAACATCAATTAGAAATTGCTGATATAAAAACTAAGCGTGGTGGTAGTTGGACTACTAAAACTATAGGACAAATACTTCGTAATCCAATTTATAAAGGTACATATCGATATAATTATAAAAAAGCTGGACGTGGGGAAATAAAAGACAAAGAAGAATGGATTATAGTAGATGACTGCTTCCCTGCTATTATCGATGAAGATCAATGGGAAAAAGTTAATAAGATGCTTGATGAGAATTATGCAGGACAAGTATCTAATAGACGTAGAGCTAAAAATGTTCATGTCTTTTCTGGTATAATTGAATGTCCTCATTGTGATATAAACTATATTGCAAGTCCAGGAACTGCTAGAAAAGATGGTTTTAAACCAAGTATCTATAAATGTCGTAACTATTCTGTGTCTAAAGCTGAGTATTCTGACTGCCCTACTAATAATTTCATTTCCGAAGTAAACTTAGGACCTTTTATTCTCAATTATATCTCTAACTTAGTAAAAGTTCAGCAATTAATTATTAATCAAAGAATTTCTAAAGATAAAGCTGAAGAATTACTTATTCAAGAAAGGTACTTTAAAGAAGTTGTAGGAATTGAATCTAAGGGTTTAACAACCACTTATAATGCTATTTATAATAATGGAAGTGAGGAATTATTTAAAAAACCACAAAATAATAATAAGGTCACTGACTTGCAGCTAAAGCAATTAAAAAAGAAAAAAGAAAAACAAGAAAAAGCATTATCTAGATTAGAAGACCTATACCTCTATTCCGAAGAAGCTATGGCTAAGAAAGATTATTTAATTAAGCAAAAACAAATTAAAGATAAAATTAAAAATATTAATAGTAAAATATCTGAAAGACATAGCAATATTTCAGGTTCTCAGTCAATAGTTAACTTTGAATTTATTAAAAAAGCATCTCGATTTTTAATTAGTCAAGAGCTCATAGATCAACAAACAATCAATTATAGAAAATTAATCAGTAATATTGATAAGCAATTAATTAAGGATTTCGTTCA
- a CDS encoding KAP family P-loop NTPase fold protein yields MLKYKENIYIDPDNPFKNDALDREENIKSLTNIIEFHKNAAVMAINSPWGTGKTTFIKMWKAYLENNNFNTLYFNAWENDFVEEPFIAFISEFEEILTDKTKLEKFQTVSKEVVKGFIPAIVKLGTSGILDLEKVNFGDDIENVISTYSEKIASEQIKNYKQTKNAMAKFREVLTGFVEEQYKKSGKPIILFVDELDRCRPNFAIQLLEKLKHLFYIDGLIFILAVDKNQLSKSIKVIYGNEMDTEGYLARFIDFEYILPNPENNDFVAHLINKYDIKEILNKKNNNNVDFYIELTKSLITAFDFSLRVQEKLFSRLFLILCSIESYNSLRFELLLFLMILRYFDYKLYIKFREGNINYEEMKSILLNNSSYIKFEENDSDYSNIIDGLLIYVLKGEKEITNLTNRLNELKRKDNLSREEDKEFSTISRILELVNHYKNNFRRRFVYNEIRYIKKKIEIIDDFTIYPNN; encoded by the coding sequence ATGCTGAAATATAAAGAGAATATATATATAGATCCAGATAATCCTTTTAAAAATGATGCTTTAGATCGAGAAGAAAATATTAAATCTTTGACAAATATTATTGAGTTTCATAAAAATGCTGCTGTTATGGCTATAAATTCTCCTTGGGGAACAGGCAAAACAACTTTTATAAAAATGTGGAAAGCTTATTTAGAAAACAATAATTTTAATACTCTTTATTTTAATGCATGGGAAAATGATTTTGTTGAAGAACCATTTATTGCTTTTATCAGTGAATTTGAAGAGATATTAACAGACAAGACGAAGTTAGAAAAATTTCAAACTGTTAGTAAGGAAGTAGTGAAAGGATTTATTCCTGCGATTGTTAAACTAGGAACTTCTGGTATTTTAGATTTAGAAAAGGTTAATTTTGGTGATGATATAGAAAACGTAATATCAACATATTCTGAAAAAATTGCTAGTGAACAAATAAAAAATTATAAACAGACTAAAAATGCAATGGCTAAATTCAGAGAAGTTTTAACTGGTTTTGTGGAAGAACAATATAAAAAAAGTGGAAAACCAATAATTTTGTTTGTTGATGAATTAGATAGGTGTAGACCTAATTTTGCCATTCAATTGTTAGAAAAATTAAAACATTTATTTTATATAGATGGATTAATTTTTATATTAGCTGTTGATAAAAATCAACTTTCTAAATCTATAAAGGTTATATATGGAAATGAAATGGATACAGAAGGTTATTTGGCAAGGTTTATTGATTTTGAATATATTTTACCTAATCCTGAAAATAACGATTTTGTAGCACACTTAATAAATAAGTATGATATTAAAGAAATACTTAATAAAAAAAATAATAACAATGTGGATTTTTATATTGAATTGACTAAAAGTTTAATTACAGCTTTTGATTTTTCTTTAAGAGTCCAAGAAAAACTTTTTTCAAGATTGTTTTTAATTTTGTGTTCTATAGAAAGTTATAATTCTTTGAGATTTGAATTGCTTTTATTTCTTATGATTCTTAGGTATTTTGATTATAAATTATATATTAAATTTAGAGAAGGGAATATTAATTATGAAGAAATGAAAAGTATATTATTAAATAATTCCTCATATATAAAATTTGAAGAAAATGATTCTGATTATAGTAATATTATAGACGGGTTATTGATTTATGTTTTAAAAGGCGAAAAGGAAATTACAAATTTAACAAATCGGTTAAATGAATTAAAAAGAAAAGATAATCTTTCTAGAGAAGAAGATAAAGAATTTTCAACAATAAGTCGTATATTAGAACTAGTAAATCATTACAAAAATAATTTTCGAAGGCGTTTTGTTTATAATGAAATAAGATATATTAAAAAAAAGATAGAAATAATAGATGATTTTACAATTTATCCAAATAATTAA
- a CDS encoding RipA family octameric membrane protein, whose protein sequence is MSKINNEKDARKYYEMFRYTYNSNDRLINEEDRELREKALEKALDILKFEIDLYWKRATYFWTFIGVTFAGYFTIYGKIHEQFLASTINNSHIIILILNSLGLIFSLSWYLVNRGSKYWQNNWERHVDMLEDEFMGPLYKTIIYESHDQSSNKKFKFLYKEAPYSVSKINQVLSFFIMTIWSILFIVNIGYIFVKYVFDYESFKAFVGEISPECVIITLLFIITIIFCIILIMNTKSNHSKDDKENNEDDNRFRVRNDALPDNMPKKQSDLID, encoded by the coding sequence ATGTCAAAAATAAATAATGAAAAAGATGCAAGGAAATATTATGAAATGTTTAGATATACTTATAATTCTAATGATAGATTAATAAATGAAGAGGATAGAGAATTAAGAGAAAAGGCTTTAGAGAAAGCATTAGATATACTAAAGTTTGAAATTGATTTATATTGGAAGAGAGCTACATATTTTTGGACATTTATCGGTGTTACATTTGCTGGGTACTTTACTATTTATGGGAAAATACACGAGCAATTCCTTGCATCTACAATCAATAACTCTCATATTATAATTTTGATTTTAAATAGTTTAGGTTTGATTTTTTCTTTAAGTTGGTATTTAGTAAATCGAGGAAGTAAATACTGGCAAAACAATTGGGAAAGACATGTTGATATGTTAGAGGACGAGTTTATGGGGCCATTATATAAAACAATAATTTATGAAAGTCACGACCAGTCTTCAAATAAAAAATTTAAATTTTTATATAAAGAAGCTCCGTATTCAGTATCTAAGATAAATCAAGTTCTAAGCTTTTTTATAATGACTATTTGGAGTATTTTATTTATAGTTAATATAGGTTACATTTTTGTTAAGTATGTATTTGATTATGAATCTTTTAAAGCTTTTGTGGGAGAAATATCCCCAGAATGTGTAATCATTACTTTGTTATTCATAATAACAATAATTTTTTGTATTATATTAATAATGAATACAAAGTCAAATCATTCCAAGGATGATAAAGAAAATAATGAGGATGATAATAGGTTTAGGGTAAGAAATGATGCCTTACCTGATAATATGCCCAAAAAACAAAGTGATTTAATCGATTAA